In Methanonatronarchaeum sp. AMET-Sl, one genomic interval encodes:
- the rpiA gene encoding ribose-5-phosphate isomerase RpiA: MSVKREGSEMGKRVVARAVVDFIEPGMVVGFGTGSTVRFFLEELSEREVDVVGVCTSFSTESVARDLGLSVRPLGSVGSIDLAVDGADQVDGDGNLIKGGGAAHFREKVVASLADRFICIVDDTKTSSVLDLPVPIEVAPFALEYVLDELEVLSGDPVVRECEEKDGPLVTDNGNFIVDCSFGEILDPFELSQKLSDISGAIEHGLFPGIANEILVGGKEGVTKL; this comes from the coding sequence ATGTCTGTTAAGCGTGAAGGTAGTGAGATGGGGAAACGTGTGGTTGCTAGGGCTGTTGTTGATTTTATTGAGCCTGGTATGGTTGTTGGTTTTGGTACCGGTTCGACTGTTAGATTTTTTTTGGAGGAGTTGAGTGAGCGGGAGGTTGATGTTGTTGGTGTATGCACTTCTTTTAGTACTGAGTCAGTTGCTAGGGATCTTGGGTTGAGTGTTAGGCCTTTAGGTAGTGTTGGCTCTATTGATTTGGCTGTTGATGGTGCTGATCAAGTTGATGGTGATGGTAATTTGATTAAGGGTGGTGGCGCTGCTCATTTCCGTGAGAAGGTTGTTGCTTCGTTGGCGGATAGGTTTATTTGTATTGTTGATGATACGAAAACAAGTTCTGTCCTTGATCTACCTGTACCAATAGAGGTTGCTCCATTTGCTTTGGAATATGTTTTAGATGAACTAGAGGTTTTAAGTGGCGACCCAGTGGTTAGAGAGTGTGAAGAAAAAGATGGGCCTTTGGTAACAGATAACGGAAATTTCATTGTCGACTGTAGCTTTGGTGAGATATTAGATCCCTTTGAATTATCCCAAAAATTAAGTGATATATCTGGTGCTATTGAACATGGACTGTTCCCAGGGATTGCTAATGAAATATTGGTTGGCGGAAAAGAAGGTGTCACCAAACTCTAG
- the surE gene encoding 5'/3'-nucleotidase SurE, which yields MRVLVTNDDGVYSPGIGAVVEGVPDGWGVTVVAPSSQMSGIGRAISLFEPLRINELSGFGFPVFSVGGTPTDCVVLGLYRVVDCLPDLLVSGVNLGLNLSTEAVTTSGTVGAALEAASQGVPAVSVSVELVDEGDMFHEGGIDLDLGFVSGVVGRLVRGIGRNGFPGGVDVLNVNIPVSADEDTGMRVTRLARRVFDTSVEERRDPRGRQYYWIDGGYVDGVEEGTDVDVVLNEGLISVTPISLDMTSDVDLEIDDIMG from the coding sequence ATGAGGGTTTTGGTTACTAATGATGATGGTGTTTATTCTCCGGGTATTGGGGCTGTTGTTGAGGGTGTTCCGGATGGTTGGGGGGTGACTGTGGTTGCTCCTTCTTCTCAGATGAGTGGTATTGGTCGTGCTATTTCTTTGTTTGAGCCTTTGAGGATTAATGAGTTGTCTGGTTTTGGTTTTCCTGTGTTTAGTGTTGGTGGGACTCCTACTGATTGTGTTGTTTTGGGTTTGTATCGTGTTGTTGATTGTTTGCCGGATTTGTTGGTTTCTGGTGTTAATTTGGGTTTGAATTTGAGTACTGAGGCTGTTACTACTTCTGGTACGGTTGGTGCTGCTTTGGAGGCTGCTAGTCAGGGTGTGCCTGCTGTGAGTGTTTCGGTTGAGTTGGTTGATGAGGGTGATATGTTTCATGAGGGAGGTATTGATCTTGATCTTGGGTTTGTTTCTGGGGTTGTTGGTCGTTTGGTTCGTGGGATTGGTAGGAATGGGTTTCCTGGTGGTGTGGATGTTTTGAATGTTAATATTCCGGTTTCTGCTGATGAGGATACTGGGATGAGGGTTACTCGGCTTGCTCGCCGTGTTTTTGATACGAGTGTTGAGGAGCGTAGGGATCCTAGGGGTAGGCAGTATTATTGGATTGATGGTGGTTATGTTGATGGTGTTGAGGAGGGTACTGATGTTGATGTTGTTCTTAATGAGGGATTGATTTCTGTTACTCCGATTTCTCTTGATATGACGAGTGATGTTGATTTGGAGATTGATGATATCATGGGGTAG
- a CDS encoding response regulator, translated as MFSVVLVDDDKGFLDLSKTYLESYDGIEIKVFDNPKNVLDYIERDCIDCIVSDYQMPDMDSLNFLKKVRDRRKDLPFIMFTGKGREEVAMEALNLGADRYLQKGGDPKSQYNVLYKAIVQEVDHYKTKENFNYLIKTLSLKTGEDLFESIVSELIDWFDVDGACVGEIKDGDRVSALSLVLDGEKIDEFSYPLEGSPCHQVTQEGPCLFRENVQEKFPEDNELKELSAEGYVGVPIVDGNEIIGVVWAVSRDKLDDIPSNWREILELLASRVNSEIKKLKWDKELKRQQDDLEKSIKRYRQLIEASPNTILIINKKTKEIIDGNMRSEDLLKKPRREIIGSKLFDYIQMEKPVFTEKLEKLSLENNEYVVFDEIELNNHGQEDVIVKYLGVKPRGFAV; from the coding sequence ATGTTTTCAGTAGTCCTTGTGGATGATGATAAAGGTTTTCTTGATCTATCTAAAACTTATTTAGAGAGTTATGACGGAATCGAAATTAAGGTATTTGATAACCCTAAAAATGTCTTAGATTATATAGAACGAGATTGCATTGATTGTATAGTTAGTGATTATCAGATGCCTGATATGGATAGTTTAAATTTTCTTAAAAAAGTTAGAGATAGAAGAAAGGATCTTCCATTTATTATGTTCACTGGTAAAGGTCGTGAGGAGGTTGCTATGGAGGCCCTTAACCTGGGGGCGGACCGTTATCTGCAGAAGGGGGGAGATCCAAAATCGCAGTATAATGTTTTGTATAAGGCTATTGTTCAAGAAGTTGATCATTATAAAACTAAGGAAAACTTCAATTATCTAATAAAAACCCTTTCCTTAAAAACAGGAGAGGATTTATTTGAATCAATTGTATCTGAGTTAATTGATTGGTTTGATGTTGATGGGGCTTGTGTTGGTGAGATAAAGGATGGCGATAGGGTTTCTGCATTATCATTAGTTTTGGATGGAGAGAAGATAGATGAATTCAGTTATCCTTTAGAGGGCTCTCCCTGCCATCAAGTTACACAAGAAGGGCCATGCCTGTTTAGGGAGAATGTTCAAGAAAAATTTCCTGAAGACAATGAGTTGAAGGAGCTTAGTGCCGAAGGATATGTCGGTGTTCCAATAGTTGATGGGAACGAGATAATAGGAGTGGTATGGGCTGTTTCTAGAGATAAACTCGATGATATACCTTCAAACTGGAGGGAGATTTTAGAGCTATTGGCTTCTAGAGTTAATTCTGAGATAAAGAAACTAAAATGGGATAAAGAATTAAAGCGACAGCAGGATGATCTGGAAAAAAGCATAAAGAGGTATAGACAACTTATTGAGGCTTCCCCAAACACCATCTTAATCATAAACAAAAAAACAAAGGAAATAATTGACGGGAACATGAGGTCTGAAGATCTCTTAAAAAAACCTAGAAGAGAAATAATAGGTTCAAAACTATTTGATTACATCCAGATGGAAAAACCAGTATTTACTGAAAAACTGGAGAAATTATCGCTTGAAAATAATGAGTATGTAGTTTTTGATGAAATAGAGCTCAACAACCACGGTCAAGAAGATGTCATTGTGAAGTACCTCGGGGTCAAGCCCCGAGGCTTCGCCGTCTAG
- a CDS encoding HAMP domain-containing sensor histidine kinase, translated as MVLRDITERVKTKEREKFLHTLLRHDVRNKTEVGYGYLELLCENIEVGSKITNQEINYIQKSIKSVKEEIEIIEKVKTLHKAEKTEKTEKNLTNIIKDVINEYKDEFREKNIELHLDIPDQKCIVEAGDLLDRVFGNIIGNALQHADPKSIKIEISESGEKVVCAISDDGKGIPDKDKQKVWRRGFTTDRDRGTGLGLFLVKTIIDIYGGNAEIKDSSTGGTTFKINLKKPE; from the coding sequence ATGGTTTTAAGAGATATTACAGAACGGGTTAAAACTAAGGAGCGAGAAAAATTCCTACACACCTTGTTAAGACATGACGTTAGGAACAAGACAGAAGTGGGTTATGGATACCTCGAACTGTTATGTGAAAACATAGAGGTTGGCTCCAAAATAACAAACCAAGAAATAAATTACATCCAAAAATCGATTAAAAGCGTTAAAGAAGAAATAGAGATAATAGAAAAAGTAAAAACTCTACATAAAGCAGAAAAAACCGAAAAAACCGAAAAAAACCTAACAAACATTATAAAAGACGTTATTAATGAATATAAAGATGAATTCAGAGAAAAAAACATTGAACTACACCTAGATATACCCGACCAAAAATGCATTGTTGAGGCAGGAGACCTCCTGGATAGAGTTTTTGGAAACATAATAGGCAATGCATTACAACATGCCGACCCAAAATCCATAAAAATAGAGATATCAGAAAGTGGAGAAAAGGTTGTCTGCGCTATATCTGATGACGGAAAAGGAATTCCTGACAAAGATAAACAGAAAGTATGGAGAAGAGGGTTTACAACCGATAGAGACAGAGGTACAGGTTTAGGTTTATTTTTAGTTAAAACAATAATAGATATATACGGTGGAAATGCCGAGATAAAAGACAGTTCAACTGGTGGAACCACATTTAAAATAAACTTAAAAAAACCTGAGTAA
- a CDS encoding ATPase domain-containing protein, whose amino-acid sequence MKKPGEKRRKKTGIEGLDKTLTMGIPEGHIVLLTGKSGTGKTVLAMQLLFERWREYGDPGLYMAVTEPFTKAIQNIESMDFFDKETLKQGVNFTDIRSMIELIGLDKEKEIDKNDIEEFLDSIKTVVSDTKSKNIVIDSITAIGYLIDDVELLRYFIFRLGVIMGQENVTVFLTSESKDGSTPFGTEDFISDGILELDYEYGEQSVIRKLRVAKMRGVDFQSNSAYFDISSKGLTVYPKTPLNRIFSETSYENRVKTGVPKLDEMVGGGYPEGHIILLTGNTGTGKTTIGMQFIQQGIKENENCLFINLEEPLEQVNKTAESHGWKFNKHAEEGKLIYISPELIDTYPDKFINQVLSKIDQNNINRVFFDSVSALPSSGLSEDELRQLLLQLNSGFKERGVTAILTHLSSGMFSSDSEKIFGSTRASDLRLSSLSDGIIVLRYFERESKVAKAINVLKMRGSDHDKGIYRIMVTDEGIEIGEILEGVV is encoded by the coding sequence ATGAAGAAACCAGGTGAAAAAAGAAGGAAGAAAACCGGTATTGAAGGACTTGATAAAACCTTAACGATGGGGATTCCTGAAGGCCATATAGTACTTTTAACCGGTAAGTCGGGTACAGGGAAAACAGTTTTAGCAATGCAGTTATTGTTCGAGCGATGGAGGGAATATGGGGATCCAGGGCTTTATATGGCGGTTACAGAGCCATTTACTAAAGCGATTCAAAATATAGAGTCAATGGATTTCTTCGATAAAGAAACACTCAAACAAGGGGTTAATTTCACCGATATTAGAAGCATGATAGAGTTGATAGGGCTTGATAAAGAAAAGGAGATAGATAAAAACGATATTGAAGAGTTTTTAGATAGTATTAAAACTGTGGTGAGTGATACAAAATCTAAAAACATAGTTATAGATTCGATAACTGCAATAGGCTATTTAATAGACGATGTTGAATTATTAAGGTACTTTATCTTTCGTCTTGGAGTAATAATGGGTCAGGAGAACGTAACAGTTTTTCTAACCTCAGAATCAAAAGATGGATCCACTCCATTTGGAACAGAGGACTTCATTTCAGATGGAATACTGGAACTCGATTATGAATATGGAGAGCAATCAGTAATAAGAAAATTAAGAGTGGCTAAAATGCGTGGAGTGGATTTCCAAAGCAATTCAGCATACTTCGACATATCATCCAAAGGGCTGACCGTATATCCTAAAACCCCTCTAAACCGGATATTCAGTGAAACCAGCTATGAAAACCGAGTTAAAACTGGAGTGCCCAAACTAGATGAAATGGTTGGCGGGGGCTATCCTGAAGGCCACATAATTCTTTTAACCGGTAATACCGGAACAGGTAAAACAACCATTGGGATGCAGTTCATTCAGCAGGGAATAAAAGAAAACGAAAACTGTCTCTTTATCAATCTTGAAGAACCATTAGAACAGGTAAATAAAACAGCTGAATCACATGGCTGGAAATTTAATAAACATGCAGAAGAAGGTAAACTAATTTACATCTCCCCTGAATTAATAGATACCTATCCTGATAAATTCATAAATCAAGTACTAAGTAAAATAGATCAAAACAACATAAATAGAGTGTTCTTCGATTCAGTATCTGCTTTACCTTCATCAGGACTCTCTGAAGATGAATTAAGGCAGTTATTGCTCCAACTAAACTCCGGGTTTAAGGAAAGAGGTGTAACAGCCATTCTCACACACCTATCTAGCGGTATGTTCTCATCAGATAGTGAAAAAATATTTGGCTCGACAAGAGCGAGTGACCTTAGATTAAGTTCATTAAGCGATGGAATAATTGTGCTGAGATATTTTGAGAGAGAAAGCAAGGTGGCAAAAGCAATCAACGTCCTGAAAATGCGGGGATCCGATCATGATAAAGGGATATACAGAA